The Echinicola jeungdonensis genome segment CAACTCAGGGTCCACGATGGTAAAATAGAAATAGAAAGTGAAGTGAATGAGGGATCAACCTTTTGGGTATTTTTGAAAAATATGAAGCCTTCTCAGGATACTACAGCAAAACAAAATACTTTATTTGACAATTAAGCTAATCAAATTGAATTTTCCCCAACCCTTCTAACTCTTTTCCGTGATATTATCTAAATTCGAGCAACGTATTTAATAGATTATGAAAAAAGCAATTATTCCAATTCTGATTATTGCCGTTGTCGGCATTTTTGTGTACACCAAAGCGGTGGGTACTTACAACCAATTTGTTAAAACGGAAGAAAATATCAAAGGCCAATGGGCAGAAGTGGAAACCCAGTATCAAAGAAGATCAGACCTTATCCCAAATCTGGTCAATACAGTAAAGGGATATGCAGATTTTGAGCAGGAGACTTTGGAGGGTGTCATCAATGCAAGGGCCAAAGCTACATCTGTAAATATTGATGCCAATAATCTGAGTCCAGATAAAATAGCTCAATTCCAACAAGCTCAAGATCAATTGAGTGGCAGTCTAAGTCGCTTATTGGTGACTGTGGAGCGATATCCCAACCTAAAAGCCAATCAAAACTTCCTGGATCTCCAGGCCCAATTGGAAGGTACCGAAAACAGGATTTCAGTGGCCAGAAGGAAATTCAACCAATCCGTACAGGCTTATAATTCAAATTTGAGGACTTTCCCCAATAACCTCTTTGCAGACTGGTACGGATTTGACCAAAAAGGTTATTTTGAAGCCACAGAGGGTGCGGAAAATGCTCCTTCTGTGGAATTTTAAAAGAAATTATTTTTCCGCCAGCGCCTATAGCTGGCGGAACTAAATTCAACTATTATGGCTGAAAAACTATTTACTGACAAAGAAAAAAAATC includes the following:
- a CDS encoding LemA family protein; this encodes MKKAIIPILIIAVVGIFVYTKAVGTYNQFVKTEENIKGQWAEVETQYQRRSDLIPNLVNTVKGYADFEQETLEGVINARAKATSVNIDANNLSPDKIAQFQQAQDQLSGSLSRLLVTVERYPNLKANQNFLDLQAQLEGTENRISVARRKFNQSVQAYNSNLRTFPNNLFADWYGFDQKGYFEATEGAENAPSVEF